A stretch of DNA from Thermovirga sp.:
ATGGCCCATGTCGCTATCAGGGGTTACTCCTATTGCCTTAACCATACCCCGGAATTGGGGCTTTACTACGGCAACACACCGTACATGGAGAGGATTTCCCACGGAGAGACCGAGTATATAAAAAAACTGTCCAAGAGCATGCAATCCTACGATGAAGCGTGTTCCTACGCTCCCAATCAAGCCTTTATAGGCGGGCTTGATCTGGAAAGACTTAAGGAACAGCCCACCCCGATGTACCAGAACAGGATAAACGGGGCCACACGTTTCGGAAAATTCGGGGAAATCATGCCTGAGAACGAATTCCTTGCCTTGATGGATATCTGCGATGTATTCGATATTGTCTGGCTCGAAGAATCTTTTGCCGGGAAAGTCCGCGATGCCCTGGCCAAGCACCCGCTCATGAATGAGAATATCCTGTCTAGGCTAGAGAAAGGGCATACTCCTTCAGAGATTGAGAAGGAAGCGAAAGAACATGGGGCGCTTCCCCTGTATTTTAACGGGAAGATAGCCGGTTGCTGCAGAAAGGGGCACGATTTCGACGAGTCGCTTTCCGCGCACGTCCTTCTTGAAAATATTGCCAGCAAAGCTGGATCCGTGCTGGCTCTTCTTCACCTTTTAAAAACCACTGGCCTATCCCCGGCGGACATCGACTACATCATCGAGAGCTCCGAGGAAGCCGCGGGAGACATGAACCAGCGAGGCGGCGGAAACTTTGCAAAGGCCATCGCGGAGATAGCAGGATGCGTAAACGCCTCGGGATTCGACGTGCGGAGTTTCTGTGCAGGACCCGTTAACGCCGTAATAGCCGGGGCAACCCAGGTCGCCAGCGGAGCGAGACCTAACGTGGTGGTCCTGGCGGGCGGAGCCATTCCTAAACTTTTCATGAACAGCCGGGACCACGTTCGCAAGGACATGCCCGCCCTGGAAGACTGCCTGGGGAGCTTCGCCGTTCTTTTGGATGCCGACGATGGTACGTGCCCCATCATGAGGCTCGATGCCCTCGGAAAACACTCCGTGGGCGCCGGTGCTTCCCCCCAGGCGGTCACCTCGGCATTGGTCTATGAACCTCTCCAGAAGATAGGGCTTTCCTTCGCCGACGTCGACAAGTTCGCGGCCGAACTCCAGATACCGGAGATCACCGTACCGGCCGGCGCCGGAGACGTCCCTGCGGCTAACTTCAAGATGATCGCCGCCCTAGCGGTGATGAAAGGAGAATTAAGCAAGGAAGAGATGTCCTCCTTTGTCGAGAGCAAGGGTATCCCGGGTTTTGCCCATACCCAGGGTCATATCCCTTCCGGGGTGCCTTTCATCGGCCATGCCTGCGAGGACATCAAGGAAGGGAAATACGAACGTGTCATGATAATCGGAAAGGGAAGCCTTTTCCTGGCCAGGCTCACCAATCTTTCCGACGGAGCTTCCTTCCTCATCGAGCCCTCTTCGGGTGTGTCCGGGCAGATCAGGGGGGTTACCACGGAGGAGGTCCGG
This window harbors:
- a CDS encoding glycine reductase codes for the protein MAHVAIRGYSYCLNHTPELGLYYGNTPYMERISHGETEYIKKLSKSMQSYDEACSYAPNQAFIGGLDLERLKEQPTPMYQNRINGATRFGKFGEIMPENEFLALMDICDVFDIVWLEESFAGKVRDALAKHPLMNENILSRLEKGHTPSEIEKEAKEHGALPLYFNGKIAGCCRKGHDFDESLSAHVLLENIASKAGSVLALLHLLKTTGLSPADIDYIIESSEEAAGDMNQRGGGNFAKAIAEIAGCVNASGFDVRSFCAGPVNAVIAGATQVASGARPNVVVLAGGAIPKLFMNSRDHVRKDMPALEDCLGSFAVLLDADDGTCPIMRLDALGKHSVGAGASPQAVTSALVYEPLQKIGLSFADVDKFAAELQIPEITVPAGAGDVPAANFKMIAALAVMKGELSKEEMSSFVESKGIPGFAHTQGHIPSGVPFIGHACEDIKEGKYERVMIIGKGSLFLARLTNLSDGASFLIEPSSGVSGQIRGVTTEEVRGILLEVLEDLSKELAG